One part of the Pseudomonas sp. MYb118 genome encodes these proteins:
- a CDS encoding efflux transporter outer membrane subunit: MPRRIKGAFQALNVLALTLAISGCIGTGGIAPQGKALQANTLATDEAIQSAAQDANWPRVQWWQAYGDPQLNHWIELALQGSPTLAMAAARVRQTKAMAGIAESAESLQINGESTLKRHNWPTDQFYGPGELANSTTWDNNAALGFSYALDLWGRESNNTERAVDLAHMSVAEGRQAQLELQNNIVRTYIELSLHYAQRDIVAATLKQQQQILDLAQKRLDGGIGTHFEVSQAETPLPETHRQLDALDEEIALSRNQLAALAGKGPGEGAQLQRPTLALGAPLKLPSSLPAQLLGQRPDVVASRWQVAAQARGIEVAHAGFYPNVDLVGSLGFMATGGGALEFLTGKKLNYSVGPAISLPIFDGGRLRAELGEASAGYDIAIARYNQTLVNALKNISDQLIRRESMDKQQAFAAESVATAQKTYDIAMIAYQRGLTDYLNVLNAQTLLFKQQQVQQQVQAARLSAHAELVTALGGGLGAGDDVPAPDRTAAPKTPVLLRN, translated from the coding sequence GTGCCGCGTCGCATCAAAGGAGCGTTTCAAGCGCTCAATGTTCTGGCTTTAACCCTGGCAATCAGCGGCTGCATCGGAACCGGAGGCATTGCCCCGCAAGGCAAGGCACTGCAGGCCAATACGCTGGCCACCGACGAAGCGATCCAGAGCGCCGCGCAAGACGCCAACTGGCCCAGGGTGCAATGGTGGCAAGCCTATGGCGACCCGCAACTGAACCACTGGATCGAACTCGCGCTGCAAGGCAGTCCGACCCTGGCCATGGCGGCGGCGCGAGTGCGTCAGACCAAGGCCATGGCGGGGATCGCCGAATCGGCCGAGTCGCTGCAGATCAATGGCGAGTCGACCCTCAAACGCCATAACTGGCCCACCGACCAGTTCTATGGCCCAGGCGAGCTGGCCAACAGCACCACCTGGGACAACAACGCCGCGCTGGGCTTCAGCTACGCCCTGGACCTGTGGGGCCGCGAAAGCAACAACACCGAGCGTGCTGTCGACCTGGCGCACATGAGCGTGGCCGAAGGCCGCCAGGCCCAGCTCGAATTGCAGAACAACATCGTGCGCACCTACATCGAACTGTCGCTGCATTACGCGCAGCGCGACATCGTCGCGGCGACGCTGAAACAGCAGCAACAGATTCTCGACCTGGCGCAAAAGCGCCTCGACGGCGGTATCGGCACGCATTTCGAAGTCAGTCAGGCCGAGACGCCACTGCCGGAAACCCATCGCCAGCTCGACGCACTCGATGAAGAAATCGCCCTGAGCCGCAATCAACTGGCAGCGCTGGCCGGCAAGGGCCCGGGCGAGGGCGCGCAGTTGCAACGGCCGACACTGGCACTGGGTGCACCACTGAAACTGCCCTCGTCGTTGCCGGCGCAGTTGCTCGGCCAGCGCCCGGATGTGGTTGCCAGTCGCTGGCAAGTGGCGGCGCAGGCGCGTGGCATTGAAGTCGCGCATGCCGGTTTCTACCCCAATGTCGATCTGGTTGGCAGCCTGGGCTTCATGGCCACTGGCGGCGGCGCGCTGGAGTTCCTGACCGGTAAAAAACTCAACTACAGCGTCGGCCCGGCGATCTCCCTGCCGATCTTCGACGGCGGCCGCCTGCGGGCCGAGCTGGGTGAAGCCTCGGCCGGCTACGACATCGCGATTGCCCGCTACAACCAGACGCTGGTCAATGCGCTGAAGAACATCTCTGACCAGTTGATCCGCCGCGAGTCGATGGACAAGCAGCAGGCCTTCGCCGCCGAGTCGGTGGCCACTGCGCAGAAGACCTACGACATCGCGATGATCGCCTACCAGCGCGGGCTCACCGACTACCTCAACGTGCTCAACGCCCAGACCCTGCTGTTCAAGCAGCAGCAGGTGCAGCAACAGGTCCAGGCGGCACGGCTCAGCGCCCATGCCGAACTGGTGACGGCGCTGGGTGGCGGGCTGGGGGCTGGTGACGATGTGCCGGCGCCTGACAGGACGGCAGCGCCGAAGACGCCGGTGCTGCTGCGCAATTGA
- a CDS encoding FUSC family protein, translating to MTPLPAPLRWLYSLDWRRGFFDWARSDGVTWVYIFKVLLAAFLTLWLAMRLELPQPRTAMITVFIVMQPQSGQVFAKSFYRFLGTLAGSAVMVALIALFAQNTELFLGSLAIWVGICTAGAARYRNFRAYGFVLAGYTAAMVGLPALAHPDGAFMAAVWRVLEISLGILCATVVSAAILPQTASAAMRNALYQRFGVFALFVTDGLRGRSQREAFEAGNVRFSAEAVGLEGLRSVTVFEDPHMRRRNGRLSRLNSEFMGLTTRFNALHQLLERLRASAADHVVAAIKPGLQDLAEVLDGFSGRALTSPDAARLVLAMATYKEALPARVRSLRATFQERDPSDADLLDFHTAYELLYRFVDDLHGYAQTHASLADHRHEREQWDEPFTPQTNWMASAASGIRAAFILVVLGSYWVATAWPSGATMTLIAAATVGLSAATPNPKRMAFQMACGTFLGALIGFVEMFFIFPWIDGFPLLCVMLAPVIVLGSFLTSRPQYVGVGLGLLIFFSTGSVPDNLTIYNPYTFINDYIAMVLGMLVCAAAGAIIMPPNSRWLWRRLEQDLREQVVYAISGKLKGLASSFESRTRDLLHQAYGFAAGQPQVQRELLRWMFVVLEVGHAIIELRKEQAILPVHPAYAESQPWRQAIRVMGRSLVRLFLQPSASNLERGLVAVDHAISRVQATDEPFAPHFDTSALRRVKSYLHFIRSSLLDPQSPLAAYVKTSPQGLAHAS from the coding sequence ATGACTCCCTTGCCCGCACCGCTGCGCTGGCTCTACTCCCTCGACTGGCGTCGCGGTTTCTTCGACTGGGCGCGCAGTGATGGCGTGACCTGGGTCTACATCTTCAAGGTGTTGCTGGCTGCGTTCCTCACCCTGTGGCTGGCGATGCGCCTGGAACTGCCGCAGCCGCGCACGGCGATGATCACCGTGTTCATCGTCATGCAGCCCCAGAGCGGCCAGGTGTTCGCCAAGAGTTTCTATCGTTTCCTTGGCACCCTGGCGGGGTCGGCGGTGATGGTGGCGCTGATCGCCCTGTTCGCGCAGAACACCGAGTTGTTTCTCGGCTCGCTGGCGATCTGGGTCGGCATCTGCACGGCGGGCGCGGCGCGTTATCGCAACTTCCGCGCCTATGGTTTCGTCCTGGCCGGTTACACCGCGGCGATGGTTGGCCTGCCGGCCCTGGCGCATCCGGACGGCGCGTTCATGGCCGCCGTGTGGCGCGTGCTGGAAATTTCCCTGGGGATTCTCTGCGCCACCGTGGTCAGCGCCGCGATCCTGCCGCAGACCGCCAGCGCGGCGATGCGCAACGCCTTGTACCAGCGCTTTGGCGTGTTCGCCCTGTTCGTCACCGATGGCTTGCGCGGTCGCAGCCAGCGCGAGGCATTCGAAGCGGGCAACGTGCGTTTCAGTGCTGAGGCGGTGGGCCTGGAAGGGCTGCGCAGCGTCACTGTGTTCGAAGACCCGCACATGCGCCGGCGCAATGGTCGGCTGAGCCGCCTGAACAGCGAATTCATGGGCCTGACCACACGCTTCAACGCCTTGCACCAGTTGCTCGAACGCCTGCGCGCCAGCGCCGCGGATCACGTGGTGGCGGCGATCAAGCCCGGTTTGCAGGACCTCGCCGAAGTACTCGACGGCTTCAGTGGTCGCGCCTTGACCAGCCCGGATGCGGCGCGCCTGGTGCTGGCCATGGCCACCTACAAGGAAGCGTTGCCGGCGCGGGTGCGCAGCCTGCGGGCGACCTTCCAGGAACGCGACCCGAGCGATGCCGACCTGCTGGATTTCCACACCGCCTACGAATTGCTTTATCGCTTTGTCGACGACCTGCACGGTTATGCACAGACCCACGCCTCCCTGGCCGATCACCGCCATGAGCGCGAGCAGTGGGACGAGCCGTTCACCCCGCAGACCAACTGGATGGCCTCGGCGGCGTCGGGCATTCGCGCGGCGTTCATCCTGGTGGTGCTGGGCAGTTACTGGGTGGCGACGGCCTGGCCGAGCGGGGCGACCATGACCCTGATCGCCGCGGCCACGGTGGGTTTGTCCGCCGCTACGCCGAACCCCAAACGCATGGCGTTCCAGATGGCCTGCGGCACCTTCCTCGGGGCATTGATCGGTTTCGTCGAGATGTTTTTCATCTTCCCGTGGATCGACGGTTTTCCCCTGCTGTGCGTGATGTTGGCGCCGGTGATCGTGCTCGGTTCGTTCCTGACCTCGCGCCCGCAATATGTCGGCGTGGGCCTGGGCCTGCTGATTTTTTTCAGCACCGGCTCGGTGCCCGACAACCTGACCATCTATAACCCCTACACCTTCATCAACGACTACATCGCCATGGTCCTCGGCATGCTGGTCTGTGCCGCCGCCGGGGCGATCATCATGCCGCCCAACAGCCGCTGGTTGTGGCGGCGCCTGGAGCAAGACCTGCGTGAGCAAGTGGTGTATGCCATCAGCGGAAAGCTCAAGGGCCTGGCGTCGAGTTTTGAAAGCCGCACCCGCGACCTGCTGCACCAGGCCTACGGTTTTGCCGCCGGCCAGCCGCAGGTGCAGCGCGAGTTGCTGCGCTGGATGTTCGTGGTGCTGGAGGTCGGCCACGCGATCATCGAGTTGCGCAAGGAGCAGGCGATCCTGCCGGTGCACCCGGCCTATGCCGAGTCGCAGCCATGGCGCCAGGCGATCCGGGTGATGGGCCGTTCGCTGGTGCGGCTGTTCCTGCAACCGAGCGCGAGCAACCTGGAACGCGGCCTGGTCGCGGTGGACCACGCCATCAGTCGCGTGCAAGCCACCGACGAACCCTTCGCCCCGCACTTCGACACCTCGGCCCTGCGCCGGGTCAAGAGCTACCTGCACTTCATCCGCAGTTCCCTGCTCGACCCGCAATCGCCGCTCGCCGCCTACGTGAAAACCTCACCGCAAGGACTTGCCCATGCCTCGTGA
- a CDS encoding DUF1656 domain-containing protein, which produces MPREIAFHGVYMPTMTLMFLIAAVVAWALDRFLSGFDLYRFFWHPALLRLSLFTCLFGALALTVYR; this is translated from the coding sequence ATGCCTCGTGAAATCGCTTTCCACGGCGTGTACATGCCGACCATGACGCTGATGTTTCTGATCGCCGCGGTCGTGGCCTGGGCGCTGGACCGCTTCCTGTCCGGGTTCGACCTGTACCGCTTCTTCTGGCACCCGGCGCTGTTGCGCCTGAGTCTATTTACCTGTCTGTTCGGCGCGCTGGCGCTGACTGTCTACCGTTGA
- a CDS encoding efflux RND transporter periplasmic adaptor subunit — translation MKKLFSLLATLLVLALALWVGRTLWEHYMNTPWTRDGRVRADIINVAADVTGEVVDVPVRDNQLVKKGDLLMRIDPEHYRLAVKQAQSLVASRKATWEMRKVNAHRRADLDNLVISRENRDDASNIADSALADYQHAQAQLEAAELNLKRTEVRAAVDGYVTNLNVHRGDYARIGEAKMAVVDMNSFWVYGFFEETKLPHVRVGDKADMQLMSGEVLKGHVESISRGIYDRDNPESRELIADVNPTFNWVRLAQRVPVRIHIDEVPEGVLLAAGITCTVIVNE, via the coding sequence ATGAAAAAGCTTTTCAGCCTGCTCGCCACCCTGCTGGTACTGGCCCTCGCGCTGTGGGTCGGGCGGACCCTGTGGGAGCACTACATGAACACGCCCTGGACCCGTGATGGCCGGGTGCGCGCCGACATCATCAACGTCGCGGCCGACGTCACCGGTGAGGTGGTCGACGTGCCGGTGCGCGACAACCAGCTGGTGAAGAAGGGCGACCTGCTGATGCGCATCGACCCCGAGCATTACCGCCTGGCGGTCAAGCAGGCGCAGTCGCTGGTGGCGTCACGCAAGGCCACCTGGGAAATGCGCAAGGTCAACGCCCATCGCCGCGCCGACCTGGACAACCTGGTGATCTCCCGGGAAAACCGCGACGACGCCAGCAACATCGCCGACTCGGCCCTGGCCGATTACCAGCATGCGCAGGCACAACTGGAAGCGGCCGAACTCAACCTCAAGCGCACCGAAGTGCGGGCGGCGGTGGACGGCTACGTGACCAACCTCAACGTCCATCGCGGTGACTACGCGCGCATCGGCGAAGCGAAAATGGCCGTGGTCGACATGAACTCGTTCTGGGTCTACGGCTTCTTCGAGGAAACCAAGCTGCCGCACGTGCGCGTTGGCGACAAGGCCGACATGCAACTGATGAGTGGCGAAGTGCTCAAGGGCCACGTGGAGAGCATTTCCCGCGGGATCTACGACCGCGACAACCCGGAAAGCCGCGAGCTGATCGCCGACGTCAACCCGACGTTCAACTGGGTGCGGCTGGCGCAGCGGGTGCCGGTGCGCATTCACATTGATGAAGTGCCCGAGGGTGTGCTGCTGGCGGCGGGGATTACCTGCACGGTGATCGTCAACGAATAA
- a CDS encoding DUF4440 domain-containing protein has protein sequence MTDYTDYFEEVIQAHVLIEQWLAEERDAAELERLLSRFSPQFSMVSPLGRQLDFAALNELFLLAGGKKLGFRIELSELCGIALHDGGATVSYREQQTDATGLHSDRRSTVVFERVQGRILWRHLHETFC, from the coding sequence ATGACCGACTACACCGACTACTTCGAAGAGGTGATCCAGGCCCACGTGCTCATCGAGCAATGGCTGGCCGAGGAACGCGACGCTGCCGAACTCGAGCGTCTGCTCAGCCGTTTCTCACCGCAGTTTTCCATGGTCTCGCCATTGGGCCGGCAACTGGATTTTGCCGCGCTGAACGAGTTGTTCCTGCTGGCCGGCGGCAAGAAGCTCGGTTTTCGCATCGAGCTGAGCGAGTTGTGTGGCATTGCCCTGCACGATGGCGGCGCGACCGTCAGTTACCGCGAGCAGCAGACCGATGCCACCGGCCTGCATTCCGATCGCCGCTCGACGGTGGTGTTCGAGCGGGTGCAGGGCCGGATTCTCTGGCGGCACCTGCACGAGACGTTCTGTTAA
- a CDS encoding SDR family oxidoreductase yields the protein MPVALITGCSSGIGRALADVFKAAGFKVWATARKPDDVAALMTAGFNAVQLDVNDGQALEQLAEQINQQHGGLDLLINNAGYGAMGPLLDGGVAAMQRQFETNVFAIVGVTRAFFPVLRRAKGMVVNIGSVSGVLVTPFAGAYCASKAAVHALSDALRMELAPFGVRVMEVQPGAIASSFAKNAGQEAEQLISEQSPWFALREGIRARAKASQDKPTPASEFAAGVLKAVQQGKPPRLVRLGNGSRALPLMAGLLPKGLLESALMKRFGLRGQL from the coding sequence ATGCCTGTTGCGTTGATTACCGGTTGTTCCAGCGGCATTGGCCGCGCCCTGGCCGATGTGTTCAAGGCCGCAGGCTTCAAGGTCTGGGCGACCGCGCGCAAGCCCGATGATGTGGCGGCGCTGATGACGGCGGGGTTTAACGCCGTGCAACTGGACGTCAACGACGGTCAGGCGCTCGAGCAATTGGCCGAGCAGATCAACCAGCAGCACGGCGGCCTCGACCTGCTGATCAACAACGCCGGCTACGGCGCCATGGGGCCGTTGCTGGACGGCGGCGTGGCGGCCATGCAGCGCCAGTTCGAAACCAACGTGTTCGCCATCGTCGGCGTGACCCGCGCGTTTTTTCCGGTGCTGCGCCGGGCCAAGGGCATGGTGGTGAACATCGGCAGTGTCTCGGGGGTGCTGGTCACACCGTTCGCCGGCGCCTATTGCGCCTCCAAGGCGGCGGTGCATGCCTTGAGCGATGCCCTGCGCATGGAACTGGCGCCGTTCGGCGTGCGGGTGATGGAAGTGCAACCGGGGGCGATCGCGTCGAGTTTCGCCAAGAATGCCGGGCAGGAGGCCGAGCAGTTGATCAGCGAGCAATCGCCGTGGTTCGCCTTGCGCGAAGGCATCCGTGCCCGGGCCAAGGCCTCCCAGGACAAACCGACCCCGGCCAGCGAGTTCGCCGCCGGGGTGCTCAAGGCGGTGCAGCAGGGCAAGCCACCACGGCTGGTGCGCCTGGGCAACGGCAGCCGGGCGTTGCCGTTGATGGCAGGGCTCTTGCCCAAGGGGTTGCTGGAGTCGGCGTTGATGAAGCGGTTTGGGTTGCGGGGGCAGCTTTGA
- a CDS encoding multidrug transporter: protein MFIGVLLVITWLILLVRYPAKALPVSVAAVIGLGLVATWVIWMDNREVKQLARLELRITYAPDQCPADRPLQLTMNNGNDVPLTELRWRVAAYAPGDTVNLADNQYTAPRYRGPGELQAGANWEDCLPMPPLRPGYRPQTLEFRAEHLQGSFSD, encoded by the coding sequence ATGTTCATCGGCGTCCTGCTGGTCATCACCTGGTTGATTCTGCTGGTGCGTTACCCGGCCAAGGCCCTGCCCGTTTCGGTGGCCGCGGTGATTGGCCTGGGCCTGGTGGCGACCTGGGTGATCTGGATGGACAACCGCGAGGTCAAGCAGCTGGCGCGCCTGGAGTTGCGTATCACCTACGCGCCGGATCAGTGCCCGGCGGATCGTCCGCTGCAATTGACCATGAACAACGGCAATGACGTGCCGCTCACCGAATTGCGTTGGCGCGTTGCCGCCTATGCGCCGGGCGACACGGTCAACCTGGCCGACAACCAGTACACGGCGCCACGCTACCGGGGCCCCGGCGAGTTGCAGGCCGGGGCGAACTGGGAAGACTGCCTGCCGATGCCGCCGCTGCGCCCTGGCTATCGCCCGCAAACCCTGGAGTTTCGCGCCGAGCATTTGCAGGGCAGTTTCTCCGACTGA
- a CDS encoding mannose-1-phosphate guanylyltransferase/mannose-6-phosphate isomerase: protein MIPVILSGGSGSRLWPLSRKQFPKQFLALTGEHTLFQQTLERLVFEGMDTPIVVCNKDHRFIVNEQLAARKLDTQRILMEPFGRNTAPAVALTAMMLVNEGRDELMLVLPADHVLEDQKALQRALALATVAAENGEMVLFGVPATKPETGYGYIKSANDSLLPEGVSRVSHFVEKPDVKRATEYVQSGGYFWNSGMFLFRASRFLEELKKHDPDIYDNCLLTLERSEQDVDTVMIDEATFACCPDNSIDYSVMEKTQRACVVPLTAGWSDVGCWSSLWEVNEKDADGNVTKGDVVVQDSKNCMIHGNGKLVSVIGLENIVVVETKDAMMIAHKDKVQGVKQMVNTLNEQGRSETQNHCEVYRPWGSYDSVDMGGRFQVKHISVKPGACLSLQMHHHRAEHWIVVSGTAEVTCDENVFLLTENQSTYIPIASVHRLRNPGKIPLEIIEVQSGSYLGEDDIERFEDIYGRSTPIERGVSVKTIAQ from the coding sequence ATGATTCCGGTGATCTTGTCAGGTGGTAGCGGCTCACGTCTTTGGCCGCTTTCCCGTAAGCAGTTCCCTAAACAGTTCCTGGCCCTGACCGGCGAACACACCCTGTTCCAGCAAACCCTGGAGCGCCTGGTGTTCGAAGGCATGGACACCCCGATCGTGGTCTGCAACAAGGACCACCGGTTCATCGTCAACGAGCAGCTCGCCGCTCGTAAACTGGATACCCAGCGCATCCTCATGGAACCGTTCGGCCGCAACACCGCGCCAGCGGTCGCCCTGACCGCGATGATGCTGGTCAACGAAGGCCGTGACGAGTTGATGCTGGTGCTGCCGGCCGACCACGTGCTGGAAGACCAGAAAGCCCTGCAACGTGCCCTGGCCCTGGCCACCGTCGCGGCTGAGAACGGCGAAATGGTGCTGTTCGGCGTGCCGGCCACCAAACCGGAAACCGGCTACGGCTACATCAAGTCGGCCAACGATTCGCTGCTGCCCGAAGGCGTCAGCCGCGTCTCTCACTTCGTGGAAAAACCGGACGTCAAACGCGCCACCGAGTACGTCCAGTCCGGCGGCTACTTCTGGAACAGCGGCATGTTCCTGTTCCGCGCCAGCCGTTTCCTCGAAGAACTGAAAAAACACGATCCGGACATCTACGACAACTGCCTGCTGACCCTCGAGCGCAGCGAACAGGACGTCGATACCGTGATGATCGACGAAGCCACCTTCGCCTGCTGCCCGGACAACTCCATCGACTACTCGGTGATGGAAAAAACCCAGCGCGCCTGCGTCGTGCCGCTGACCGCCGGCTGGAGCGATGTCGGTTGCTGGTCGTCGCTGTGGGAAGTGAACGAGAAAGACGCCGACGGCAACGTCACCAAGGGCGACGTGGTGGTGCAGGACAGCAAGAACTGCATGATCCACGGCAACGGCAAACTGGTGTCGGTGATCGGCCTGGAAAACATCGTGGTGGTCGAAACCAAGGACGCCATGATGATTGCGCACAAGGACAAGGTCCAGGGCGTGAAACAGATGGTCAACACCCTCAACGAGCAGGGCCGCAGCGAAACCCAGAACCACTGCGAAGTGTACCGTCCGTGGGGTTCCTATGACTCGGTGGACATGGGCGGCCGCTTCCAGGTCAAGCACATCTCGGTCAAGCCGGGTGCCTGCCTGTCCCTGCAAATGCACCACCACCGCGCCGAACACTGGATCGTGGTCAGCGGCACCGCCGAAGTGACCTGCGACGAAAACGTGTTCCTGCTCACCGAAAACCAGTCGACCTACATCCCGATCGCGTCGGTGCACCGCCTGCGCAACCCGGGCAAGATCCCGCTGGAAATCATCGAGGTGCAATCGGGCAGCTACCTGGGCGAAGACGATATCGAGCGTTTTGAAGATATCTACGGCCGGTCCACCCCGATCGAACGCGGCGTGTCGGTAAAAACCATCGCGCAGTAA
- a CDS encoding alginate O-acetyltransferase AlgF, giving the protein MTFTTTPRRLAADSLKAVALAATFSVLSMNAFAAGDSALYGPTAPKGSTFVRVYNASNAEVSATVGSTNLSDVAPLASTDFSFMPGGDYSAKVGSQSLPVKLAGDHYYTLVNNASGAPQLIEEPPFKNKQKSLVRVQNLSDKALTLKTADGKTEVVPSVAAKGRGEREINPVKVSLALYDGATKVGDVKPVALERGEAAVLYVTGNGSSLSPVWVKRPVSTR; this is encoded by the coding sequence ATGACTTTCACTACTACTCCGCGTCGTCTCGCCGCTGACTCCTTGAAGGCAGTCGCTTTGGCCGCGACCTTCAGCGTGCTGTCGATGAATGCCTTCGCCGCCGGCGACTCGGCACTCTACGGTCCGACCGCACCCAAAGGCTCGACCTTCGTGCGGGTCTACAACGCCAGCAACGCCGAAGTCAGCGCGACCGTCGGCAGCACCAACCTGAGCGACGTAGCGCCACTGGCCAGCACTGACTTCAGCTTCATGCCGGGCGGTGACTACAGCGCCAAGGTCGGCAGCCAGTCCCTGCCGGTGAAACTGGCCGGCGACCATTATTACACGCTGGTCAACAACGCCAGCGGCGCGCCACAACTGATCGAAGAGCCGCCGTTCAAGAACAAGCAGAAGTCCCTGGTTCGCGTACAGAACCTCAGCGACAAGGCCCTGACCCTGAAAACCGCCGATGGCAAGACCGAAGTGGTGCCGTCCGTGGCCGCCAAGGGCCGTGGCGAGCGTGAAATCAACCCGGTGAAAGTCAGCCTGGCGCTGTACGATGGTGCAACGAAAGTCGGCGATGTGAAGCCAGTGGCGCTGGAGCGCGGTGAAGCTGCCGTTCTGTACGTCACCGGCAATGGCAGCAGCCTGTCGCCAGTGTGGGTCAAGCGCCCGGTGTCGACGCGCTGA
- a CDS encoding alginate O-acetyltransferase, with protein MTRSLRIFYIALFMVTLMVLGLWSVRSFFGFSTNADATVLNGRWAKAVETHYDDEFPIKRLGTNLWAALDFKLFNEGRPGVVLGRDQWLYSDEEFNPIVNEELNLQGNYALVEGVRQELKNKGVKLVMAIVPAKTRLYPEHLGEVKPSSIHANLYEDFHARVAADKILAPDLLIPLQKGKLDGQQVFLRTDTHWTPEGAQIAAETLARTIAEKTPLRGEPQRFVTEPAQTVIHKGDLRLFLPLDPLFENMMPATEPLQKRNTVAAGGQASGDDALFANTEVPVTLIGTSYSANPNWNFVGALKQALNSDVVNYAEDGHGPILPMLSYLKSDAFKNSPPQVLIWEFPERYLPVNNEIGDADPQWVAALKEAGARQQNVAVNTKSETPDRAQN; from the coding sequence ATGACCCGCTCATTACGCATTTTCTACATCGCCCTGTTCATGGTGACCTTGATGGTCCTGGGCCTGTGGTCGGTGCGCAGCTTCTTCGGTTTCAGCACCAACGCCGACGCGACGGTGCTCAATGGCCGCTGGGCCAAGGCCGTCGAAACTCACTACGACGACGAGTTCCCGATCAAGCGCCTGGGCACCAACCTCTGGGCAGCGCTGGATTTCAAGCTGTTCAACGAAGGTCGTCCGGGCGTGGTGCTCGGCCGCGACCAGTGGTTGTACAGCGATGAAGAGTTCAACCCGATCGTCAACGAAGAACTGAACCTGCAAGGCAACTACGCGCTGGTCGAAGGCGTGCGCCAGGAGCTGAAAAACAAAGGCGTGAAACTGGTCATGGCGATCGTGCCGGCCAAGACCCGCCTGTATCCGGAACACCTGGGTGAAGTGAAGCCTTCGAGCATCCACGCCAACCTGTACGAGGACTTCCACGCCCGTGTCGCCGCCGACAAGATCCTCGCCCCGGACCTGCTGATCCCGTTGCAGAAAGGCAAGCTGGACGGCCAGCAAGTGTTCCTGCGTACCGACACCCACTGGACCCCGGAAGGCGCGCAGATTGCCGCCGAGACCCTGGCCAGGACCATCGCAGAAAAAACCCCGCTGAGAGGCGAGCCCCAGCGTTTTGTCACCGAGCCTGCACAGACCGTGATCCACAAGGGTGACCTGCGCCTGTTCCTGCCGCTGGACCCGTTGTTCGAAAACATGATGCCGGCCACCGAGCCCCTGCAAAAACGCAACACCGTGGCCGCAGGCGGCCAGGCCAGCGGCGACGACGCCCTGTTCGCCAATACCGAAGTACCGGTGACCCTGATCGGCACCAGCTACAGCGCCAACCCCAACTGGAACTTCGTCGGGGCACTCAAGCAGGCACTGAACAGCGACGTGGTCAATTACGCCGAAGACGGCCATGGCCCGATCCTGCCGATGCTCAGCTATCTCAAGAGCGACGCTTTCAAGAACAGCCCGCCCCAGGTGCTGATCTGGGAGTTTCCTGAACGTTATCTGCCCGTCAACAACGAAATCGGCGACGCCGACCCGCAGTGGGTCGCAGCGCTCAAAGAAGCCGGCGCTCGCCAGCAAAACGTAGCTGTAAACACTAAATCCGAGACGCCCGATCGGGCGCAAAACTGA